One window from the genome of Pseudanabaena yagii GIHE-NHR1 encodes:
- a CDS encoding bifunctional aldolase/short-chain dehydrogenase, giving the protein MKSLWSDREAAEYKTDLGLRVYTSRLLGRDPSLVLHGGGNTSVKIREKNIVGEEEEILYVKGSGWDLETIAEAGFAPVRMAHLLKLAKLQVLSDSQMVNELKTQMTKASAPAPSVETILHASLPYKFVDHTHADAVISVTNTANGWERIQEIYGDDVVIIPYVMPGFDLARVCAEKFAAEKSDRTLGMVLMNHGIFSFGETAQESYERMIALVDRAEAYLKKHHAWEISPPASLIRESEQRLEIAKLRTEVSQVAGFPVVLSSHNDEKSLAFAQREDVQIISQQGCATPDHVIRTKRLPLVGRDVKAYAESYRAYFAEEAPKSAQPVTILDTAPRVILDRQLGLVTVGKSAKDAQIVADIYEHTMEIIQRSQLLGGYQALPASDIFAVEYWELEQAKLKKGGSSPAFTGEIALVTGAASGIGKACVDSLLKRGAAVVGLDINPAIEKLYDRPDFVGITCDVSDETAIAISLDQAVKAFGGLDILILNAGVFPSGCRIENLDTATWQKVMQINLEANLVLMREAYPLLKLAPNGGRVVAIGSKNVPAPGPAAAAYSASKAALTQLMRVAALEWSSDRIRINTLHPNAVFDTGIWTEEVLTSRAKHYGLTIEEYKTNNLLKVEVTSHHVAELAAEMCGALFACTTAAQVPIDGGNDRVI; this is encoded by the coding sequence ATGAAAAGTTTGTGGAGCGATCGCGAAGCTGCTGAATATAAAACCGACTTAGGCTTAAGGGTATATACATCAAGGTTATTGGGGCGCGATCCATCACTTGTTCTACATGGTGGGGGCAATACTTCTGTCAAAATTCGTGAAAAGAATATCGTTGGTGAAGAAGAAGAGATTCTTTATGTGAAAGGAAGTGGTTGGGATTTAGAAACGATCGCTGAAGCAGGTTTTGCCCCTGTGCGGATGGCACATTTATTGAAATTAGCGAAGTTACAGGTTCTCTCCGATTCACAAATGGTGAATGAACTGAAGACGCAAATGACCAAGGCAAGTGCGCCTGCACCATCGGTAGAAACAATTCTCCATGCGAGTTTGCCTTATAAATTTGTCGATCATACCCATGCCGATGCGGTCATTTCAGTGACCAATACCGCGAATGGATGGGAACGCATTCAAGAAATCTATGGCGATGATGTGGTGATCATTCCCTATGTGATGCCGGGGTTTGACCTAGCGCGAGTCTGTGCCGAGAAATTTGCGGCGGAGAAAAGCGATCGCACGCTTGGCATGGTTTTAATGAATCACGGTATTTTCTCCTTTGGCGAAACTGCTCAAGAATCCTATGAAAGGATGATCGCGTTAGTCGATCGCGCAGAGGCTTATCTCAAAAAACATCATGCTTGGGAGATATCACCACCAGCTTCTCTGATTAGGGAAAGTGAGCAGAGATTAGAAATTGCTAAACTACGCACTGAAGTTTCGCAAGTTGCAGGATTTCCCGTAGTTCTCAGTTCCCATAATGATGAGAAAAGCTTAGCCTTTGCTCAAAGAGAAGATGTGCAGATCATTTCCCAACAGGGTTGTGCGACTCCCGATCATGTGATTCGCACGAAGAGATTGCCCCTAGTTGGCAGAGATGTCAAAGCCTATGCCGAATCCTATCGCGCTTATTTTGCCGAAGAAGCTCCTAAATCAGCGCAACCAGTAACTATTCTCGACACTGCACCTCGCGTGATTCTCGATCGCCAGTTAGGACTAGTCACCGTTGGTAAATCCGCCAAAGATGCCCAGATTGTCGCGGATATCTATGAGCATACGATGGAAATCATTCAGCGATCGCAACTTTTGGGCGGTTATCAAGCGTTACCCGCTAGCGATATCTTTGCGGTGGAATATTGGGAATTGGAACAGGCGAAATTGAAAAAAGGTGGTTCCTCTCCTGCTTTCACTGGTGAAATTGCCTTAGTTACAGGTGCAGCTTCAGGCATTGGTAAAGCCTGTGTAGATTCCTTATTAAAGCGTGGTGCGGCGGTAGTTGGATTAGATATTAATCCCGCTATTGAGAAGCTATACGATCGCCCCGATTTTGTCGGCATTACTTGCGATGTCAGTGATGAAACTGCGATCGCTATTTCCCTCGATCAAGCCGTAAAAGCCTTTGGTGGTCTAGATATCCTCATTCTCAATGCAGGAGTTTTCCCATCTGGTTGTCGCATCGAAAATCTCGATACTGCCACATGGCAAAAGGTGATGCAGATCAATCTGGAAGCAAATCTAGTCCTGATGCGTGAAGCATATCCATTGCTGAAACTTGCGCCTAATGGTGGTCGTGTAGTGGCGATCGGTTCCAAAAATGTGCCTGCCCCCGGACCTGCCGCCGCAGCCTATTCCGCATCGAAGGCAGCGCTCACTCAATTAATGCGGGTAGCGGCTCTGGAGTGGAGTAGCGATCGCATTCGCATTAATACCCTACATCCCAATGCTGTCTTTGATACGGGCATCTGGACTGAGGAAGTCTTAACTTCTCGCGCTAAGCATTACGGCTTAACGATTGAGGAATATAAAACCAATAATCTACTCAAAGTGGAAGTTACGAGTCACCATGTTGCTGAACTTGCGGCGGAGATGTGTGGTGCATTGTTTGCCTGTACGACTGCGGCTCAAGTTCCCATTGATGGCGGTAACGATCGCGTGATTTAA
- a CDS encoding response regulator, whose protein sequence is MSSIRVVLIEDHDLTRMGMKIALQQQGELVFVGEAATGAEGVALVNSQQPDVAIVDLGLPDMDGVEVTRQIKAATTEASKATKVLILTLTDNQETVLAAFAAGADSYCIKDISSENLVQALKLTAEGNSWIDPAIANIVLQQVRRKEATVEIAAAEADYKQVLEATPLTERELEVLSEIVNGNSNAEIAEKLYITVGTVKTHVRNILNKLCADDRTQAAVRALRAGLVK, encoded by the coding sequence ATGAGTTCGATTCGTGTTGTCCTAATTGAAGACCATGACCTGACCCGCATGGGCATGAAGATTGCGTTGCAACAACAAGGAGAGCTTGTCTTTGTTGGTGAAGCAGCGACGGGCGCGGAAGGTGTGGCATTGGTAAACAGCCAACAACCCGATGTAGCGATCGTTGATTTAGGCTTGCCAGATATGGATGGCGTAGAGGTAACACGCCAAATCAAGGCGGCAACCACCGAAGCAAGCAAAGCAACTAAAGTTTTGATCTTAACGCTCACCGATAACCAAGAGACAGTACTCGCCGCCTTTGCCGCAGGTGCTGACTCCTATTGCATCAAAGATATTAGCTCAGAAAATTTGGTGCAGGCGCTGAAATTAACGGCGGAGGGCAATTCATGGATCGATCCTGCGATCGCTAATATCGTCCTGCAACAGGTACGCCGCAAGGAGGCAACTGTTGAGATCGCGGCGGCGGAAGCTGATTATAAACAGGTGCTCGAAGCCACACCTCTGACCGAACGTGAGTTAGAAGTCCTCTCAGAGATCGTTAATGGCAATAGCAACGCGGAAATTGCCGAAAAGCTCTACATTACCGTTGGCACAGTCAAAACCCATGTCCGCAATATTTTGAATAAACTATGCGCTGATGATCGCACTCAGGCAGCAGTTCGAGCTTTGAGAGCAGGTTTAGTTAAATAA
- a CDS encoding lipoxygenase family protein, with protein sequence MIFSLLSGVARLLNFLSDKLADLADFISKPSNSSKYPLLPQYDPEITQRQSALNKSRELYRYNYTYVESLPMVEKVPTNERFSLSWGLLVGKVVVKVLLNDRANPSAFINKDKSKAKQLDFSKKLLEASMSQSDNAIVELLSNLPDILEDDPIDLEGSNIQEYNDLFWIISLPAISQYFMSNTEFARLRVAGFNPLMIQRVNTLDAKFPVTEAQFQSVLANDSLVAAGAEGRLYLADYAELEAIAGSTFPNGKQKYINAPLALFAVPKGKKSLTPIAIQLGQDPSTHPIFVAQADDEPNWLIAKTVVQIADANYHELISHLARTHLVIEPFVIATNRQLASNHPLYILLKPHFQGTLAINDAAQSGLISPGGTVDKLLAGTIGTARALSVHGVKTFNFDEALLPIALKKRGVDDPSLLPDYPYRDDALLVWEAIATWVKNYLFIYYGSDSDVARDSELQAWVKEITSNEGGRVTSFGQNGQIRTLAYLVDAVTLLIFTGSAQHAAVNFPQGDLMTYAPATPLAGYTPVPTSTTGATEDDFFAMLPAIDQAKSQLTMTYILGSVYYTTLGDYGNEYFTDDRIQQPLRDFQDNLKAIESTIKSRNEQRSVEYSYLRPSRIPQSINI encoded by the coding sequence ATGATTTTCTCACTTTTAAGCGGTGTCGCCAGATTATTAAATTTCCTTTCAGATAAGTTAGCGGACTTAGCCGATTTCATATCTAAACCATCGAATTCGAGTAAGTATCCTCTATTGCCCCAGTATGATCCTGAAATCACTCAGCGTCAATCAGCCCTAAATAAGTCACGGGAGCTTTATCGATATAACTACACCTATGTTGAATCTCTACCAATGGTGGAGAAAGTCCCTACGAATGAGCGGTTTTCCCTGTCGTGGGGATTGTTGGTAGGTAAGGTTGTGGTTAAGGTGCTACTAAACGATCGCGCTAATCCCTCAGCTTTCATTAACAAGGACAAGTCTAAGGCTAAGCAACTGGACTTTTCCAAAAAATTGCTGGAGGCGAGTATGTCTCAGTCGGACAACGCCATCGTGGAATTGCTGTCTAATTTGCCAGATATCCTTGAGGATGACCCCATTGATTTAGAAGGCTCCAACATCCAAGAATACAATGATCTTTTTTGGATCATTTCCCTGCCTGCGATCAGTCAATACTTTATGAGTAATACGGAATTTGCCAGATTGCGGGTGGCAGGCTTTAACCCTCTGATGATTCAACGGGTTAATACTCTTGATGCGAAGTTTCCTGTAACCGAGGCACAGTTTCAATCGGTTTTAGCCAATGATTCTCTAGTAGCAGCAGGGGCGGAGGGGCGATTATATCTGGCGGATTATGCGGAACTAGAAGCGATCGCTGGTAGTACTTTCCCGAATGGTAAACAGAAATATATCAATGCTCCCTTGGCACTCTTTGCGGTTCCCAAAGGTAAAAAAAGCTTAACCCCGATCGCAATTCAACTCGGTCAAGATCCTAGTACCCATCCGATCTTTGTAGCTCAAGCTGATGACGAACCGAACTGGCTGATTGCGAAAACCGTTGTGCAGATTGCCGATGCCAACTATCACGAATTGATTAGTCACTTGGCGAGAACGCATCTAGTGATTGAACCTTTTGTAATTGCAACCAATCGCCAATTAGCTAGCAACCATCCACTTTACATTTTACTCAAACCCCATTTCCAAGGCACTCTCGCCATTAATGATGCTGCTCAGTCTGGGTTAATCAGTCCAGGAGGAACGGTTGATAAGCTCTTGGCAGGCACAATTGGAACGGCAAGGGCACTGTCAGTACATGGGGTGAAAACCTTTAACTTTGATGAGGCTCTATTACCGATCGCCTTGAAAAAACGAGGTGTCGATGATCCGAGTCTATTACCCGACTATCCCTACCGCGATGATGCTCTATTAGTTTGGGAAGCGATCGCTACTTGGGTCAAGAATTATCTGTTTATCTACTATGGCAGTGACAGTGATGTAGCTAGAGACTCGGAATTACAGGCATGGGTCAAGGAAATTACCTCGAATGAAGGTGGTCGAGTGACGAGCTTTGGACAAAATGGACAGATTCGCACCCTTGCCTATTTGGTTGATGCGGTCACATTGCTGATTTTTACGGGCAGTGCTCAGCACGCAGCCGTGAATTTCCCTCAAGGTGATTTGATGACCTACGCTCCTGCAACTCCCTTAGCAGGATATACGCCAGTACCAACTAGTACTACTGGTGCAACTGAAGATGATTTCTTTGCCATGCTGCCTGCAATTGATCAAGCAAAGAGTCAGTTGACCATGACCTATATTCTTGGTTCGGTCTATTACACGACCTTAGGTGATTACGGCAATGAGTATTTCACGGATGATCGCATTCAGCAGCCCTTACGAGATTTCCAAGACAATTTAAAAGCGATCGAATCAACGATCAAGTCTCGCAATGAGCAAAGGTCTGTGGAATATAGCTATCTCCGCCCCTCACGGATTCCGCAAAGTATTAATATCTAA